In Coprobacter tertius, the following proteins share a genomic window:
- the proS gene encoding proline--tRNA ligase, whose amino-acid sequence MAKELKDLTKRSDNYSQWYNDLVVKADLAEQSAVRGCMVIKPYGYAIWEKMQRQLDDMFKETGHVNAYFPLLIPKSYLSREAEHVEGFAKECAVVTHYRLKNAEDGSGVIVDPAAKLEEELIIRPTSETIIWSTYKNWIQSYRDLPILCNQWANVMRWEMRTRLFLRTAEFLWQEGHTAHATREEAEEEAQRMLNVYADFAENFMAMPVIKGVKSANERFAGALDTYTIEALMQDGKALQSGTSHFLGQNFAKAFDVQFVDKNNKLDYVWATSWGVSTRLMGALIMSHSDDNGLVLPPKLAPIQVVIIPIYKNMEQLAQIDEKVAGIVARLKTMGISVKYDNADNKRPGFKFADYELKGVPVRLVMGGRDLENNTVEVMRRDTLEKETISCDNIEQVVKDLLEEIQANIYKKAADFRASQIREVDSYDEFKEEIEKGGFILAHWDGTPETEEKIKEETKATIRCIPFDGDKTPGVCMVTGKPSQRRVLFARAY is encoded by the coding sequence ATGGCAAAAGAATTAAAGGATTTGACCAAACGCAGCGATAATTATTCGCAGTGGTATAATGATTTGGTCGTAAAAGCCGATTTGGCCGAACAGTCTGCTGTGCGCGGATGTATGGTGATAAAGCCTTACGGATATGCAATCTGGGAAAAAATGCAGCGTCAGCTCGATGATATGTTTAAAGAAACCGGACATGTAAATGCCTATTTTCCGTTATTGATTCCCAAATCATATCTGAGTCGTGAAGCGGAGCATGTAGAGGGTTTTGCGAAAGAGTGTGCGGTAGTGACACATTACCGGTTGAAAAATGCAGAAGATGGTTCGGGGGTCATTGTCGATCCGGCGGCAAAACTCGAAGAGGAACTAATAATAAGACCGACCTCGGAAACGATTATTTGGAGTACGTATAAAAATTGGATACAGTCTTATCGCGATCTTCCTATCCTTTGTAATCAGTGGGCCAATGTGATGCGATGGGAAATGCGTACCCGACTTTTCTTACGTACTGCAGAGTTTTTGTGGCAGGAAGGGCATACGGCGCATGCGACTCGGGAAGAAGCAGAGGAAGAAGCTCAACGTATGTTGAACGTGTATGCCGATTTCGCTGAAAATTTTATGGCAATGCCTGTTATAAAAGGTGTAAAATCGGCGAATGAACGTTTTGCAGGAGCTCTCGATACGTATACTATCGAAGCCTTGATGCAAGATGGAAAAGCATTGCAATCGGGAACTTCGCATTTTCTCGGACAGAATTTTGCCAAGGCTTTCGATGTTCAGTTTGTAGATAAAAACAATAAACTCGATTATGTATGGGCTACATCATGGGGGGTTTCTACTCGTCTTATGGGTGCACTCATCATGTCTCATTCAGATGATAATGGTTTGGTGTTACCTCCTAAATTGGCTCCGATACAAGTCGTTATTATTCCTATCTATAAAAATATGGAACAGTTGGCTCAAATCGATGAGAAAGTTGCCGGTATTGTCGCTCGTTTAAAAACTATGGGAATATCTGTAAAATATGATAATGCCGATAACAAGCGTCCTGGATTTAAATTTGCCGATTATGAGCTGAAAGGAGTGCCGGTTCGTCTGGTGATGGGAGGTCGCGATCTTGAAAATAATACAGTAGAAGTTATGCGTCGGGATACTCTTGAGAAGGAAACAATTTCTTGTGATAATATCGAACAGGTAGTTAAAGATCTTCTGGAGGAGATTCAGGCTAATATTTATAAAAAAGCGGCAGATTTTCGTGCTTCTCAAATACGTGAAGTCGATAGCTATGATGAATTTAAGGAAGAGATCGAAAAAGGCGGATTTATTCTTGCACATTGGGACGGTACCCCTGAGACCGAAGAGAAGATAAAGGAGGAGACTAAAGCGACTATACGTTGTATACCTTTTGATGGAGATAAGACTCCTGGTGTATGTATGGTTACCGGTAAACCTTCTCAACGTCGGGTATTGTTTGCAAGGGCTTATTGA
- a CDS encoding OmpA family protein: MKNRLYIILLFASILSITSCTPVKKAMNSTRDAFGRLTESSKNLFHHKDTVEAHPDIHQFALDENLLVPAIPSKSLEEIQDMVTQEVRRLSKIKNLRVSTVRQGEVIKVVMPLNQLFLPNDTTLWGRADLSLRPFMRYVRIPDYFHIMLVVHSDNTGSPLYTMNLSKSRSIAVRDWFVSQGGSPEYIVTYAKGSTEPIYTNNSEIDRDRNRRIEIYLIPAEGVIKDARKKRINFSE; encoded by the coding sequence ATGAAGAATAGACTGTATATAATTTTACTTTTTGCAAGTATTTTATCGATAACTTCCTGTACTCCGGTGAAGAAGGCGATGAATTCTACCCGTGATGCATTCGGTCGTTTGACCGAATCGAGTAAGAATCTTTTCCATCATAAGGATACGGTAGAAGCGCACCCCGATATACACCAATTCGCCCTCGATGAAAATCTGCTTGTTCCGGCAATACCGTCAAAATCCCTTGAAGAAATTCAGGACATGGTAACGCAAGAAGTACGTCGTTTGTCTAAAATAAAAAATCTACGGGTTTCTACCGTACGTCAGGGAGAAGTTATAAAAGTCGTGATGCCGCTTAATCAGTTATTCCTACCGAATGATACTACTTTGTGGGGTAGGGCCGATCTTTCTTTACGGCCTTTTATGCGTTATGTCCGCATTCCCGATTATTTCCATATCATGCTGGTCGTACATTCCGATAATACCGGAAGCCCTTTATATACAATGAATTTATCGAAATCCCGGAGTATAGCGGTACGAGATTGGTTTGTGTCGCAAGGTGGCTCACCCGAATATATCGTTACTTATGCCAAAGGCAGTACCGAACCTATTTATACGAATAATTCCGAAATAGATCGGGATCGGAACCGTCGAATCGAGATATATCTTATTCCGGCCGAAGGCGTTATAAAAGATGCCAGAAAAAAACGTATTAATTTTAGCGAATGA
- the clpB gene encoding ATP-dependent chaperone ClpB produces the protein MNFNNFTIKSQEAVQKAVQIVSDKSQQSIEPVHLLKGLLDVGESLTGYIFQKLGVNISQLTSMVNREIDTLPKVSGGEPYLSRESNTVLQRANDYSSKMGDQFVSLEAILMALLQVKSSASSFLKDIGVTEKDLGAAIDELRKGKKVTDASAEDTYNALSKYAINLNERARSGKLDPVIGRDDEIRRVLQILSRRTKNNPILIGEPGTGKTAIAEGLAHRIVRGDVPENLKSKQIYSLDMGALVAGAKYKGEFEERLKAVVNEVTQAEGEIILFIDEIHTLVGAGKGEGAMDAANILKPALARGELRSIGATTLDEYQKYFEKDKALERRFQIVMVDEPDELSTISILRGLKERYENHHKVRIKDDAIIAAVQLSERYITDRFLPDKAIDLMDEAAAKLRLEVDSVPEALDEISRRIKQLEIEREAIKRESDTGKLKQLEEEIANLKEEETRYKAKWQAEKELLNRIQQNKIDIENMKFEADRAEREGDYGKVAEIRYAKITQKENEIKEIQEQLRKQQGGAAMIKEEVDAEDIADVVSRWTGIPVSKMMQSEKEKLLHLEEELHKRVVGQEEAIQAVADAVRRSRAGLSDPRRPIGSFIFLGTTGVGKTELAKALAEYLFDDENMMTRIDMSEYQDKFSVTRLIGSPPGYVGYEEGGQLTEAIRRKPYSVVLFDEIEKAHPDIFNILLQVLDDGRLTDNKGRLVNFKNTIIIMTSNMGSSLIRENFEKITPENKEKITEETKVQVLDLLKQTIRPEFLNRIDETIMFTPLNEEEIKEIVMMQIRGVEKLLKNNGIDLEITPEALAFIAHEGYDPQFGARPVKRVIHRYILNQLSKDLLAQKVDKDKPIIIDSHGDKLIFKN, from the coding sequence ATGAATTTTAATAATTTTACAATTAAATCCCAAGAGGCTGTGCAGAAAGCGGTACAGATTGTTAGTGATAAAAGCCAGCAATCTATAGAGCCAGTGCATTTGCTTAAAGGGTTACTCGATGTAGGAGAAAGCCTTACGGGGTATATTTTCCAGAAATTAGGAGTAAATATTTCACAATTAACCAGTATGGTAAATCGTGAAATAGATACGCTCCCTAAAGTTAGTGGCGGGGAACCTTATCTGAGTCGAGAATCGAATACCGTGTTGCAGCGTGCCAATGATTATTCATCGAAAATGGGAGACCAGTTCGTTTCTCTTGAAGCTATATTGATGGCTTTACTTCAGGTGAAAAGTTCAGCCTCGTCTTTTTTGAAAGATATAGGGGTTACCGAAAAAGATCTGGGAGCAGCTATTGACGAATTAAGAAAAGGTAAAAAGGTAACAGATGCTTCTGCTGAAGACACTTATAATGCATTGAGCAAATATGCTATAAATTTGAATGAAAGAGCTCGTTCGGGAAAACTTGATCCGGTTATTGGCCGGGATGATGAAATACGCCGGGTTTTGCAGATACTGAGCCGTCGTACCAAAAATAATCCTATCCTTATCGGAGAACCTGGTACTGGTAAAACAGCGATAGCAGAAGGTCTGGCTCATCGTATAGTGAGAGGTGACGTACCCGAAAATCTGAAAAGTAAACAGATATATTCTCTCGATATGGGCGCCCTTGTAGCCGGTGCTAAATATAAGGGAGAGTTTGAGGAGCGTTTAAAAGCGGTTGTAAATGAAGTGACACAAGCCGAAGGGGAGATTATCCTGTTTATCGACGAAATTCATACTTTGGTCGGGGCGGGGAAAGGTGAGGGAGCAATGGATGCTGCCAATATACTGAAACCTGCTTTAGCCCGGGGCGAATTGCGTTCGATAGGTGCTACCACATTAGATGAATATCAAAAATATTTTGAAAAAGACAAAGCTCTTGAAAGACGTTTCCAGATCGTTATGGTGGATGAACCCGACGAGTTGAGTACGATTTCTATTTTAAGAGGACTGAAAGAACGTTATGAAAATCATCATAAAGTACGTATCAAAGACGACGCAATTATTGCGGCAGTTCAGCTTTCTGAAAGGTATATTACCGATCGTTTCTTGCCTGACAAAGCAATAGACTTGATGGATGAGGCTGCTGCTAAATTGAGGTTGGAGGTCGATTCGGTACCTGAAGCTCTTGATGAGATCAGTCGTCGTATAAAACAGCTCGAGATCGAGCGGGAAGCCATTAAGAGAGAAAGTGATACCGGTAAGTTGAAACAGCTCGAGGAGGAAATTGCTAATTTAAAAGAAGAAGAAACCCGGTATAAGGCTAAATGGCAGGCCGAAAAAGAATTGCTCAATCGCATTCAGCAGAATAAGATCGATATCGAAAATATGAAGTTCGAAGCCGATCGTGCCGAGCGAGAAGGCGATTATGGGAAAGTAGCTGAGATACGATATGCTAAAATCACTCAGAAAGAAAACGAAATAAAAGAAATACAAGAGCAGTTACGCAAACAGCAAGGCGGGGCGGCTATGATAAAAGAAGAAGTGGATGCGGAAGATATTGCCGATGTCGTATCCCGGTGGACTGGTATTCCTGTTAGCAAAATGATGCAAAGTGAGAAAGAGAAATTATTACATCTCGAAGAAGAACTGCATAAACGTGTAGTTGGCCAGGAAGAGGCGATACAAGCTGTAGCCGACGCTGTGCGACGCAGTCGTGCCGGATTGAGTGATCCTCGCCGTCCTATTGGTTCGTTTATATTTTTGGGTACTACTGGTGTCGGTAAAACCGAGTTGGCAAAAGCTTTGGCTGAATATTTGTTCGATGATGAGAACATGATGACGCGTATCGATATGAGCGAATATCAGGATAAGTTCAGTGTGACACGTCTGATCGGTTCACCTCCCGGATATGTTGGTTATGAAGAGGGAGGTCAATTGACCGAAGCTATACGTCGTAAACCATATTCAGTGGTATTGTTCGATGAGATTGAAAAGGCGCATCCCGATATTTTCAATATTCTTTTACAGGTACTTGATGACGGTCGTCTTACCGATAATAAAGGTCGTTTGGTAAACTTTAAGAATACCATTATTATCATGACTTCGAATATGGGATCGTCGCTTATTCGGGAAAATTTTGAGAAAATTACTCCTGAGAATAAAGAGAAGATTACCGAAGAAACTAAGGTGCAGGTTCTCGATTTATTGAAACAGACTATACGTCCTGAATTTTTGAATCGTATCGACGAAACGATTATGTTTACGCCGCTTAACGAGGAAGAGATAAAAGAGATCGTGATGATGCAGATAAGGGGAGTTGAAAAATTATTGAAAAATAATGGTATCGATCTCGAGATTACACCCGAAGCTCTTGCTTTTATTGCGCATGAGGGCTATGATCCTCAGTTTGGTGCCAGACCTGTAAAAAGAGTAATTCACCGTTATATTCTGAATCAGTTATCGAAAGATTTGCTGGCACAGAAAGTAGATAAAGATAAACCTATTATTATCGATTCACACGGTGATAAGTTGATATTTAAGAATTAA
- the tgt gene encoding tRNA guanosine(34) transglycosylase Tgt, translating to MDFKLEYADNRSNARAGTITTDHGSITTPIFMPVGTVASVKAVHIHELKEDIEAQIILGNTYHLYLRPGLGILQQAGGLHKFNGWDRPILTDSGGFQVFSLSDNRKLTEEGAHFRSHIDGSKHLFTPENVVDTQRIIGSDIMMALDECTPGQADYNYAKKSLALTQRWLERGWKHFNETEGLYGYRQTFFPIVQGCVYPDLRREAAKHVAGLGADGNAIGGLAVGEPTEKMYEMIEVVNEILPKEKPRYLMGVGTPANILEGIERGVDMFDCVMPTRNGRNGMLFTRNGIMNMRNKKWADDFSPLDEYGTSFVDHHYSKAYVRHLFISDEILAMQIASVHNLAFYIWLTQEARRQIIAGNFKSWKDEMIKRVTYRL from the coding sequence ATGGATTTTAAATTAGAATATGCCGATAATCGGAGCAATGCCCGTGCAGGAACTATTACGACCGACCATGGTTCCATAACTACCCCCATATTTATGCCGGTAGGTACGGTAGCATCGGTAAAAGCCGTACATATACACGAACTAAAAGAGGATATCGAAGCCCAAATTATATTAGGAAATACCTATCACCTTTATCTTAGACCCGGGCTCGGGATATTGCAACAGGCCGGAGGATTACATAAATTTAACGGTTGGGACCGGCCTATCCTTACCGATAGCGGAGGATTCCAAGTTTTTTCTCTTTCCGATAACCGGAAACTAACCGAAGAAGGCGCACATTTTCGTTCCCATATCGACGGATCCAAACATCTCTTCACTCCCGAGAATGTTGTAGATACACAACGCATTATCGGTTCGGACATTATGATGGCTCTCGATGAATGTACTCCTGGACAAGCCGACTATAATTATGCCAAAAAGTCTCTGGCTCTTACCCAACGCTGGCTTGAAAGAGGATGGAAACATTTTAATGAAACCGAAGGACTATATGGATACCGTCAAACCTTTTTCCCGATCGTACAAGGTTGTGTTTATCCCGATTTACGCCGGGAGGCTGCCAAACATGTCGCCGGTCTCGGAGCTGATGGAAACGCCATCGGTGGCCTTGCGGTAGGAGAACCCACCGAAAAGATGTATGAAATGATAGAGGTGGTAAACGAAATATTACCTAAAGAAAAACCCCGTTATCTAATGGGAGTAGGAACTCCGGCCAATATTCTCGAAGGTATCGAAAGAGGCGTAGATATGTTCGACTGCGTTATGCCTACCCGTAACGGCCGAAACGGGATGCTTTTCACCCGCAACGGAATTATGAATATGCGTAATAAAAAATGGGCTGATGATTTCTCTCCTTTGGATGAATATGGGACTTCTTTCGTCGATCATCATTATTCGAAAGCCTATGTAAGACACTTATTTATCAGTGACGAAATACTGGCTATGCAAATAGCTTCGGTGCACAATTTAGCCTTTTATATTTGGCTTACACAAGAAGCACGCAGGCAAATCATTGCCGGAAACTTTAAAAGCTGGAAAGACGAAATGATAAAACGAGTTACATACCGACTGTAA
- a CDS encoding LptF/LptG family permease translates to MLKKIDFYIIKKFLGTYIFAIILIISIAVVFDINEKLDKFLNAPLKAIVIDYYLNFIPYFANLFSPLFTFIAVIFFTSKLADNSEIIAMLSSGISFKRLMIPYMISAAIIAGGTFYLNSFVIPPANKTRIAFQNKYVSDKSVNYANNIQLQVEPDVIAYISRYDNKTRTGYRFSMEEFDGKTLKSRLTAESVTYDTAYHWVIKNYMIRNFNGLKETLQRGTQLDTVINFEPADFLISRYDSELMTTPALKEYIDRQRKRGVANIKAFEIEYEKRYAMTAAAFILTSIGMSLASRKVKGGMGLNIGIGLLLSFSYILFSTVSSTFAVSGLTSPRIAVWLPNIIYTIIAIYLYRKAPK, encoded by the coding sequence ATGTTAAAAAAGATCGATTTCTATATCATTAAAAAATTCTTGGGAACTTACATTTTCGCCATTATCCTGATCATTTCCATAGCAGTGGTCTTCGATATCAACGAAAAACTCGATAAGTTCCTGAATGCCCCTTTAAAAGCTATCGTAATCGATTATTATCTTAATTTCATCCCTTATTTCGCAAACTTATTCAGCCCTTTATTCACTTTTATCGCAGTTATATTCTTCACATCTAAACTGGCCGATAACTCTGAAATAATCGCTATGCTATCAAGCGGAATCAGCTTTAAAAGGCTGATGATACCCTACATGATATCGGCAGCGATAATCGCCGGCGGCACATTTTATCTTAACAGTTTTGTCATTCCTCCGGCAAATAAGACCCGTATTGCTTTTCAGAATAAATATGTCAGTGACAAAAGTGTAAATTATGCCAATAATATACAGTTGCAAGTAGAACCCGATGTTATCGCATACATAAGCCGATACGACAATAAGACCAGAACAGGTTACCGTTTTTCGATGGAAGAATTCGACGGAAAAACATTGAAGTCGAGACTTACGGCAGAATCGGTAACTTACGATACTGCCTACCATTGGGTTATAAAAAATTACATGATACGTAATTTTAACGGACTGAAGGAAACATTGCAAAGAGGCACTCAATTAGACACCGTTATTAATTTCGAACCTGCTGATTTTCTGATCTCCCGATATGACAGCGAGCTTATGACTACACCTGCATTGAAAGAATACATCGACCGACAAAGAAAACGAGGAGTAGCCAATATAAAAGCATTTGAGATAGAATACGAAAAAAGATATGCCATGACTGCTGCTGCTTTTATTCTTACATCTATTGGCATGTCATTGGCATCACGAAAAGTAAAAGGAGGAATGGGACTTAATATAGGAATAGGATTATTGCTGAGTTTTTCTTATATTTTATTCTCAACAGTATCATCTACTTTTGCAGTAAGCGGTCTGACTTCCCCGCGTATCGCCGTATGGTTGCCCAATATCATATATACGATAATCGCCATTTATCTTTACCGAAAAGCTCCTAAATAA
- a CDS encoding DUF4890 domain-containing protein, with translation MMKIKVVLLSMAFVCSAVVWAQAPKGEPQKRQYPSEKMIKELNLSSDQVKQLQDAQEKMRTQMMDLRKNNKDSREKQMDEMKKLRASQRETLKKILTKDQYITYLENELDRRDEMNRGPRVDRRDGRIDRRGDVKMKYAPRPDRDSEQ, from the coding sequence ATGATGAAAATTAAGGTTGTATTATTATCAATGGCATTTGTATGCAGTGCGGTAGTTTGGGCGCAGGCTCCTAAAGGCGAACCGCAAAAAAGGCAATACCCTTCTGAAAAGATGATAAAGGAGTTGAATTTGAGCAGTGATCAGGTAAAACAATTGCAGGATGCTCAAGAAAAAATGCGTACTCAAATGATGGATTTACGTAAAAATAATAAAGATTCCCGGGAGAAGCAAATGGATGAAATGAAAAAATTGCGTGCTTCACAGCGGGAAACTCTCAAAAAGATACTGACTAAGGATCAATATATTACGTATCTCGAAAACGAACTCGATCGTCGTGATGAGATGAATCGTGGGCCGAGGGTCGATAGAAGAGATGGCCGAATAGATAGAAGAGGAGATGTGAAGATGAAATATGCTCCCCGTCCTGATAGAGATAGTGAACAATAA
- a CDS encoding replication-associated recombination protein A, with amino-acid sequence MQPLAERLRPKNLDEYIGQEHLVGKNAVLRRMIDSGQVSSFILWGPPGVGKTTLARIISNQLEAPFYTLSAIHSGVKDVREVIDKCKNNRMFQKGRPILFIDEIHRFNKSQQDSLLGAVENGTITLIGATTENPSFEVIRPLLSRCQIYVLESLTVKDMEKLLERAISEDTELKKRKFEIKETDALFRYSGGDARKFLNIIDLIVNATDKETILIDDAIVTDRLQQNPAAYDKGGEMHYDIISAFIKSIRGSDPDGAIYWLARMVAGGEDPKFIARRLVISAAEDIGLANPNALLMANACFDAIQNIGWPEGRIILAEATVYLASSPKSNSAYKAINDALSLVEKTGNLPVPLPLRNAPTSLMKELDYGKNYKYAHDYKNNFVKQQFLPDELKNKSIWEPQANASENKLKDHLHYLWGDRYK; translated from the coding sequence TTGCAACCATTGGCAGAAAGGCTAAGGCCTAAAAATTTAGATGAATACATCGGGCAAGAGCATCTTGTCGGTAAAAATGCAGTTCTCCGTCGTATGATCGATTCCGGACAAGTATCTTCATTTATCTTATGGGGACCTCCAGGAGTCGGGAAAACGACGCTTGCTCGTATTATATCCAATCAGCTCGAAGCCCCGTTTTATACCCTTAGCGCTATACACTCGGGAGTAAAAGATGTACGGGAGGTAATCGATAAGTGTAAAAATAACCGTATGTTTCAAAAAGGACGCCCGATACTTTTCATCGATGAAATACACCGTTTCAACAAATCCCAACAAGATTCACTATTAGGCGCTGTTGAAAACGGTACAATTACACTCATCGGTGCAACAACAGAGAACCCTTCATTCGAAGTAATAAGACCGTTGCTTTCACGTTGTCAAATTTATGTTCTCGAATCTCTTACCGTTAAAGATATGGAAAAACTTCTCGAAAGAGCTATTTCAGAAGATACAGAACTTAAAAAGAGGAAATTCGAAATAAAAGAAACCGATGCCCTTTTCAGATACTCCGGAGGGGACGCCCGTAAATTCTTAAACATCATCGATCTTATCGTAAATGCAACCGACAAAGAAACCATCCTAATAGACGATGCCATCGTCACCGACCGTTTGCAACAAAACCCGGCGGCTTATGATAAAGGGGGTGAAATGCATTACGATATTATTTCCGCATTTATAAAATCGATACGCGGGAGTGATCCCGATGGAGCCATTTACTGGCTGGCTCGTATGGTGGCTGGTGGTGAAGACCCTAAATTTATCGCGAGAAGACTTGTTATTTCTGCCGCCGAAGATATAGGGCTCGCCAACCCTAATGCTTTACTGATGGCTAACGCCTGCTTCGATGCAATACAAAATATCGGTTGGCCCGAAGGTCGGATCATACTCGCTGAAGCAACGGTTTATTTAGCAAGTAGCCCTAAAAGTAATTCGGCTTACAAAGCCATAAACGACGCTCTATCTCTCGTAGAAAAAACAGGAAATCTGCCCGTTCCGTTACCCCTTAGAAACGCCCCCACATCACTAATGAAAGAACTCGATTACGGGAAAAATTATAAATATGCACACGATTATAAAAACAATTTTGTAAAACAACAATTCCTGCCCGATGAACTTAAAAATAAGTCGATTTGGGAACCACAGGCAAACGCATCTGAAAATAAACTGAAAGACCACTTACATTATCTATGGGGCGACAGGTACAAATAA